From Sinorhizobium sp. RAC02, a single genomic window includes:
- a CDS encoding carbohydrate ABC transporter permease, translating into MSKAKKSLVCWALLSPFLVVVLFPYATMLSTSLKQKDEIFTFHRTWLPRDFYLGNFAELIFEKGFGRALVNSLAISVGATVLSLAVAIPAAYALTRMRVPAKGALTNYLLITQMISPIVLIVGLFRMFAYFGLVNSLLSVIIAHSAFFMAFAVWMLQSYFATIPKDLEEAAWMDGAGRFSAFVRVFLPLCLPGVVVTAIFTFVNSWNEYAMSLTLLRQVSQQTAPVQIAFLTGTLYQIEWHLIMAATLLASVPVAIVFASIQRYLIGGMALGGVK; encoded by the coding sequence ATGTCTAAGGCGAAGAAAAGTCTTGTTTGCTGGGCACTACTTTCGCCCTTCCTGGTGGTCGTTCTCTTTCCCTATGCGACGATGCTGTCGACGTCGTTGAAGCAGAAGGACGAGATATTCACCTTCCATCGAACCTGGTTGCCACGCGATTTCTATCTGGGCAATTTTGCCGAACTCATTTTCGAGAAAGGTTTCGGACGGGCATTGGTGAACTCGCTGGCTATCAGTGTCGGGGCGACCGTCCTGTCCCTTGCGGTGGCTATCCCGGCCGCCTATGCGCTCACCCGGATGAGGGTTCCAGCCAAGGGTGCACTGACCAACTACCTGCTCATCACCCAGATGATCTCGCCGATCGTCCTGATCGTCGGCTTGTTCCGAATGTTTGCCTATTTCGGCCTCGTCAACAGCCTTCTGTCGGTCATAATCGCGCACAGCGCCTTCTTCATGGCATTTGCCGTATGGATGCTGCAAAGCTATTTCGCGACAATCCCGAAAGATCTCGAAGAGGCCGCGTGGATGGATGGTGCCGGCCGCTTCAGTGCCTTCGTCCGTGTCTTCCTGCCGCTGTGTCTTCCCGGTGTCGTCGTGACGGCAATCTTCACCTTCGTCAATTCCTGGAATGAATATGCGATGTCGCTGACACTGCTGCGTCAGGTCAGCCAGCAGACCGCACCGGTCCAGATCGCGTTCCTGACAGGGACTCTCTATCAAATTGAATGGCATCTCATCATGGCCGCGACGCTGCTTGCGTCGGTGCCTGTCGCAATCGTCTTTGCATCCATCCAGCGCTACCTCATCGGGGGAATGGCGTTGGGTGGCGTCAAGTAG
- the ugpC gene encoding sn-glycerol-3-phosphate ABC transporter ATP-binding protein UgpC: MASINLTNIRKQYGSLTIIDDINIEIEDREFVVLVGPSGCGKSTLLRMIAGLESISGGTIAIDGKVVNDVGPQHRDLAMVFQTYALYPHMTTAQNIGFPLKLRGTSKDEIDRAIAGVANTLHLDALLDRQPRALSGGQRQRVAMGRAMVREPRAFLFDEPLSNLDAKLRHHMRIELRQLHTSLGATSIYVTHDQIEAMTMADRIVVMNRGKVEQVGTPLELFDKPANVFVAGFLGSPTINLGNATLSAADGSARLEFDAGSGPINLANVAPSAHRDVVAGIRPQHLEVVSPEGAKLTGTVDLVEHTGCETNIILSVGSEKWTVQSRNRQHLMQGEHVGLVFDPTNLHLFAAETKERI; this comes from the coding sequence GTGGCTTCGATCAATCTCACCAACATTCGCAAGCAATATGGCTCGCTTACGATCATCGACGACATCAATATTGAAATCGAGGATCGGGAGTTTGTTGTACTGGTCGGTCCGTCTGGATGTGGAAAATCTACGCTTTTGCGGATGATAGCTGGGCTGGAATCGATCTCGGGAGGTACCATCGCCATTGACGGCAAGGTCGTTAACGACGTTGGCCCGCAGCACCGCGACTTGGCGATGGTCTTTCAGACCTATGCGCTTTATCCGCATATGACGACCGCCCAGAACATCGGCTTTCCCCTCAAACTGCGCGGCACCAGCAAGGACGAAATTGACCGTGCTATTGCCGGAGTTGCCAACACGTTACATCTCGATGCGCTTCTTGACCGGCAACCGCGCGCCCTTTCCGGCGGGCAGCGTCAACGCGTCGCGATGGGCCGAGCCATGGTACGAGAGCCGCGGGCATTCCTATTCGATGAACCATTGAGCAATCTCGATGCGAAACTCAGGCATCATATGCGCATCGAGTTGCGCCAATTGCACACGTCGCTGGGCGCGACGTCGATCTATGTTACGCATGACCAGATCGAGGCGATGACCATGGCTGACCGCATCGTCGTGATGAACCGAGGCAAAGTCGAGCAGGTGGGCACTCCGCTTGAGCTTTTCGACAAACCGGCAAATGTTTTCGTCGCCGGGTTTCTCGGTTCGCCGACGATCAACCTGGGCAACGCAACGCTGTCTGCCGCGGACGGATCAGCCAGGCTCGAATTCGATGCCGGTTCTGGTCCGATCAACCTCGCTAATGTCGCGCCCTCGGCTCACAGGGACGTCGTGGCCGGAATCCGGCCGCAACACCTGGAAGTTGTTTCTCCAGAGGGGGCCAAGCTCACCGGAACGGTTGATCTCGTCGAACATACCGGATGTGAAACGAACATCATTCTTTCAGTCGGTTCCGAGAAATGGACTGTCCAATCTCGCAACCGCCAGCATCTCATGCAAGGAGAGCATGTCGGGCTCGTCTTCGACCCGACCAATCTCCACCTCTTCGCAGCCGAAACGAAGGAACGTATTTGA
- a CDS encoding TetR/AcrR family transcriptional regulator encodes MVTMRKRGSDSGAEPAGRKRDPERTRLAIIEAAREEFAENGYDGARTDRIATRTGMSKGVLYHYFNSKDELFVAVLEDIYRELRSQNEALVLADFEPEAGIRELIAHTYNYFVNHPEFIVLVNSENLMKSEHLARSESVRSMFSPLSQRLGELISRGQKQGIFRANVDIIELYISIVGLGYFFLSNRWTLSVVFNRDLLAEGAEEKRLAHMTEMVLDYLRNVKTTGEPK; translated from the coding sequence ATGGTAACAATGCGCAAGCGAGGCTCCGACAGTGGAGCAGAACCGGCTGGTAGAAAGCGTGACCCCGAACGCACGCGGCTCGCGATCATCGAAGCGGCTCGCGAGGAGTTCGCCGAAAACGGTTACGATGGTGCGCGTACCGATCGCATCGCCACCCGTACCGGCATGAGCAAGGGTGTGCTTTACCACTACTTCAATTCGAAAGACGAGCTGTTCGTCGCCGTTCTGGAGGACATCTATCGGGAGCTGCGCTCCCAGAACGAAGCCCTGGTTCTGGCCGATTTCGAGCCGGAAGCGGGTATTCGCGAACTCATTGCGCATACGTACAATTATTTCGTCAACCATCCCGAGTTCATCGTGTTGGTGAACTCCGAAAACCTGATGAAATCCGAACATTTGGCGAGATCGGAGAGTGTCCGCAGCATGTTTTCGCCGCTCTCCCAGCGTCTGGGTGAATTGATCAGCCGCGGTCAAAAACAGGGTATCTTCCGCGCGAATGTCGATATTATTGAGCTTTACATCTCGATAGTTGGTCTGGGCTACTTCTTCTTGTCCAACCGGTGGACGCTGAGCGTCGTTTTCAATCGCGATCTGCTGGCCGAGGGGGCGGAGGAGAAGCGGCTCGCACATATGACGGAGATGGTTCTCGACTACTTGCGCAACGTCAAGACGACGGGTGAGCCGAAATGA
- a CDS encoding sugar ABC transporter permease: MILIAPCLLLSVAVIGYPIFDVIRMSLFDVSRTGMVREFAGLTNFVKAFADPVFLQAARQTFVWTVCVVGGTLLVSVPIALILNEDFYGRTIARTIVLLPWAISLAMTAVVWRYVVNGDFGTLNMTLAALGLPFENYPWLADARMAFVIEIMVGILVSVPFTVTILLGGLTSIPESLYEASAIDGASSTKKFYYITMPLLWPFMQIALVLNVIYVFNSFPIIWIMTNGGPANRTDILITYVYKQAFAFGKLGNAAAGSVVMFAMLLVFAVVYLFLTKAQGARNDV; the protein is encoded by the coding sequence ATGATCCTGATCGCACCTTGTCTGCTGCTTTCGGTCGCCGTGATCGGCTATCCGATATTCGACGTGATCCGCATGTCGCTCTTCGATGTGAGCCGCACGGGCATGGTCCGTGAGTTCGCCGGGCTGACCAATTTTGTCAAAGCGTTCGCCGACCCGGTTTTTCTGCAAGCTGCACGCCAGACCTTCGTCTGGACTGTCTGCGTGGTGGGTGGAACCCTGTTGGTCTCGGTGCCGATCGCTCTCATCCTCAATGAGGATTTCTATGGTCGGACGATCGCCCGAACGATCGTGCTGTTGCCGTGGGCCATTTCACTGGCGATGACGGCGGTGGTCTGGCGCTATGTCGTCAACGGTGATTTTGGAACGCTCAACATGACGCTGGCCGCACTTGGTCTGCCATTTGAGAACTATCCCTGGTTGGCCGATGCCAGGATGGCATTCGTCATCGAGATAATGGTCGGAATTTTGGTGTCGGTACCATTTACCGTAACGATTTTGCTTGGTGGACTGACGTCCATTCCGGAGTCCTTGTACGAGGCCTCCGCCATCGACGGGGCGTCGTCGACAAAGAAGTTTTACTACATCACGATGCCACTGCTCTGGCCGTTCATGCAGATCGCGCTCGTCCTCAACGTCATCTATGTCTTCAATTCCTTCCCGATCATCTGGATCATGACGAACGGCGGTCCCGCCAACCGGACCGACATTCTGATCACCTATGTCTACAAGCAAGCCTTCGCCTTCGGGAAGCTTGGCAACGCTGCAGCCGGCTCTGTTGTGATGTTTGCTATGTTGTTGGTGTTCGCCGTCGTCTATCTGTTTCTGACAAAAGCGCAGGGGGCACGCAACGATGTCTAA
- a CDS encoding D-TA family PLP-dependent enzyme, translating into MSDEPLKLPMAGTLRWRDIVETPAVLIDLDIVERNIKRCQDQCDRLGVAIRPHIKTHKLPLLAHAQLAAGAIGITAQKIGEAEVMADAGIEDILITFNIVGNRKLERLKRLAERSRISVVADSAAVVEGLARTFANEKREIDVLVECDTGMHRCGVLTSESAFELARLISESPGLRFAGLMTYPGPGQGNAACEWLDHAACLVRAAGIETPIVSSGGTPELYAMKHHPVLTEYRPGSYIYNDRSLVTAGACGVEDCALTVLSTVISSPEHGRAIVDAGTKVLTSDLFGMSGYGLVLDRPDWAVISLNEEHGRIEYAGGPAPTVGDLLRIVPNHACVVSNMVDSVHLVRGEHYIRAEPVAARGRIA; encoded by the coding sequence ATGAGTGATGAACCGTTGAAGCTGCCGATGGCTGGAACGCTGCGCTGGCGCGATATTGTTGAAACCCCGGCAGTACTGATCGATCTCGATATCGTCGAACGAAACATAAAACGCTGCCAGGATCAGTGCGATCGCCTGGGCGTGGCAATCAGGCCTCATATCAAAACGCATAAACTGCCACTGCTTGCCCATGCACAGCTGGCGGCAGGGGCGATTGGCATTACTGCGCAAAAGATCGGCGAAGCCGAGGTCATGGCCGACGCGGGCATCGAAGACATCCTGATAACGTTCAACATTGTCGGTAACCGCAAGCTTGAGCGTCTTAAACGACTTGCTGAACGGTCCCGCATATCCGTGGTTGCCGACAGTGCTGCAGTCGTCGAGGGCCTTGCTCGCACATTCGCGAACGAAAAGCGCGAAATCGACGTCCTGGTGGAATGCGATACCGGAATGCATCGATGCGGTGTTTTGACATCGGAGAGTGCGTTCGAACTGGCCCGGCTGATATCCGAGTCTCCGGGCCTGCGCTTCGCCGGATTGATGACGTATCCGGGCCCTGGTCAAGGCAACGCAGCTTGCGAATGGCTGGATCATGCGGCGTGCCTAGTCCGTGCGGCGGGCATTGAGACGCCCATCGTTTCCAGCGGCGGGACCCCCGAACTGTATGCGATGAAACACCACCCAGTCCTGACGGAATACAGGCCGGGCAGCTACATTTACAACGATCGCTCACTCGTCACTGCCGGCGCATGCGGCGTTGAGGATTGCGCGCTGACAGTTCTGTCGACTGTCATCAGTTCGCCGGAACACGGTCGCGCCATCGTGGACGCTGGCACAAAGGTGCTGACTTCCGATCTATTCGGCATGAGCGGCTACGGCTTGGTGCTGGACCGTCCCGATTGGGCGGTGATTTCACTCAACGAAGAGCACGGAAGGATCGAGTATGCCGGCGGACCGGCGCCGACGGTGGGCGATCTCCTGCGCATTGTTCCCAACCATGCCTGCGTTGTCTCCAACATGGTCGACTCTGTCCATCTCGTCAGAGGGGAGCACTACATCCGAGCCGAGCCAGTGGCCGCGCGTGGACGGATCGCCTGA
- a CDS encoding XRE family transcriptional regulator encodes MTEKNEKDGQKLALLSQDPHRIREPRENNLEMAIGHEVRTYRKALGITVTDLATATGISVGMLSKIENGNISPSLTTLQALTRALGVPLTAFFRRFEEPHNATFVKAGEGVNIERRGTRAGHQYSLLGHIANNTSGVTVEPYLITLTTESDVFPTFQHEGMEFLHMLEGEVVYRHGDQLYTMQPGDSLFFDADSPHGPQELVHLPARYLSIISYPQKRNQNN; translated from the coding sequence ATGACCGAGAAGAACGAGAAAGACGGGCAGAAGCTGGCGCTGTTGTCCCAGGATCCGCACCGGATTCGCGAACCGCGGGAAAACAATCTGGAAATGGCGATCGGGCACGAGGTTCGCACCTATCGCAAAGCGCTCGGCATCACCGTCACCGACCTTGCCACCGCAACAGGCATTTCCGTGGGCATGCTGTCGAAGATCGAGAACGGCAATATCTCACCCTCGCTGACCACGCTGCAAGCCCTGACCAGAGCGCTCGGCGTGCCGCTCACGGCGTTCTTTCGCCGGTTCGAGGAGCCGCACAATGCGACATTCGTCAAAGCCGGCGAAGGCGTGAACATCGAGCGGCGCGGCACGCGCGCGGGGCATCAGTACAGCCTGCTCGGCCACATCGCCAACAACACCAGCGGCGTCACGGTCGAGCCCTATCTCATAACGCTGACGACCGAGTCCGACGTTTTTCCGACGTTCCAGCATGAAGGCATGGAGTTCCTGCATATGCTGGAAGGCGAAGTGGTCTACCGCCACGGCGACCAACTCTACACGATGCAACCGGGTGACAGCCTTTTCTTCGACGCCGATTCACCGCACGGACCGCAGGAACTGGTTCATCTGCCGGCTCGTTACCTGTCAATCATCAGCTATCCGCAGAAGCGGAATCAAAACAATTGA
- a CDS encoding sarcosine oxidase subunit gamma family protein, which translates to MADFALLHRPALADAKAGSFGAPSTAARITLTALPEGHVLQVLAARDSGDLQDLIPRIGDATPHAVRPYGPGQWFVVGDAALSAAEIFGKTPLLDGRASISDQGHGRIRIGIGGRSVESVLAKGTAVDLDRASFPVGQSAMTLIGHISALITRTDTESFELLVLRGFAESLWDELIQMSLEFGVDARTAR; encoded by the coding sequence ATGGCTGATTTTGCGCTCCTTCACCGACCAGCCCTTGCCGATGCCAAGGCCGGCTCGTTCGGCGCTCCGTCAACCGCTGCGCGGATTACGCTCACCGCCTTGCCGGAAGGCCATGTGCTGCAGGTTTTGGCCGCGCGCGACAGCGGCGACCTGCAAGATCTGATCCCGCGGATCGGCGATGCCACCCCCCATGCCGTACGTCCCTATGGCCCCGGACAATGGTTCGTCGTCGGCGACGCGGCCCTTTCCGCTGCGGAAATTTTCGGCAAGACGCCGCTGCTGGACGGCAGGGCCTCGATTTCCGATCAAGGCCACGGTCGCATCCGGATCGGCATCGGCGGACGATCAGTCGAGAGCGTCCTTGCCAAGGGCACGGCCGTCGATCTCGACAGAGCCAGCTTCCCCGTTGGCCAGTCCGCCATGACGCTGATCGGCCACATCTCGGCGCTGATCACCCGGACGGACACGGAAAGTTTTGAGCTTCTGGTGTTGCGCGGCTTTGCCGAAAGCCTGTGGGACGAGTTGATCCAGATGAGCCTTGAGTTCGGCGTGGACGCAAGAACGGCGCGGTAG
- a CDS encoding GMC family oxidoreductase — MCDILIVGAGATGALAALVLAQAGLDVVCLEQGAWVNDADRPHHLADWSWQRRTRWNPDVNRRDHADDFPVKSDSSQILMWNAVGGSTNVYGGLWPRYRPSDFRKGTEHGLQPDWPITYEDISPFYESADRIIGVSGLAGDLAMPPRERCPTGPLPVSDVARRLSAGFDKLDWHWWPVEASVISEDYDGRPACNNCGVCNGCPRGSMNEFSTSIWPKAIRAGCDLRTHARVLKIEKGADGRATGAYYIDRNSDQILFQKARIVVLAANGVGTPRLLLASNNLANSNDQVGRNLLHHTLVASEMWVDGPVDGHIGYAASLISREFAETDISRGFVNGFNLNCVTSTPSAGELAAGWFSSARAPWGSGHHQWFENHFGRSIGVFAIGDDLPNPENRVSLDPERTDSDGMPGAKVQYAPGENDKRMMNYMLDRLKELAQACDAVEYRLQDYRDEGGVYRTPAWHMLGTCRMGKDPETSVVNGWTQSWEVPNLFIVDGSVLATGGTVNPTPTISAMALRTATYIRDNFAVLSTATKHTAMD; from the coding sequence ATGTGTGACATCCTGATTGTTGGCGCTGGAGCGACAGGCGCTCTTGCGGCGCTGGTACTCGCGCAGGCTGGCCTGGATGTGGTTTGTCTGGAGCAAGGGGCCTGGGTGAATGATGCCGATCGACCGCATCACCTTGCGGACTGGTCCTGGCAGCGGCGAACCAGATGGAACCCTGACGTAAACAGGCGCGACCATGCCGATGATTTCCCGGTCAAATCCGACTCATCGCAGATCCTGATGTGGAATGCTGTTGGTGGGTCCACCAACGTTTATGGCGGCCTATGGCCTCGATACCGGCCCTCGGACTTCAGGAAAGGCACCGAACACGGGCTTCAGCCAGACTGGCCTATCACCTATGAGGATATTTCCCCTTTTTATGAAAGCGCAGACAGAATCATAGGCGTCTCGGGACTGGCCGGGGATCTTGCAATGCCGCCGCGTGAACGCTGCCCGACAGGGCCACTGCCTGTTTCTGATGTCGCTCGGCGGCTTTCCGCCGGTTTTGACAAACTGGATTGGCATTGGTGGCCGGTAGAGGCCTCAGTCATCTCAGAAGACTATGACGGCCGCCCTGCCTGCAACAACTGCGGCGTATGCAACGGCTGTCCTCGCGGTTCGATGAACGAATTCTCGACTTCGATATGGCCCAAGGCAATCCGTGCCGGATGCGACCTGCGGACCCACGCCCGCGTCTTGAAGATTGAGAAGGGAGCGGATGGGCGAGCAACGGGCGCATACTACATCGATCGCAACTCGGATCAGATTCTGTTTCAGAAGGCACGAATTGTCGTCCTCGCCGCCAATGGCGTCGGAACGCCGCGTCTTCTCCTGGCCTCGAACAATCTGGCCAACAGCAATGATCAGGTCGGCCGGAACCTGCTGCACCACACGCTCGTGGCGTCAGAAATGTGGGTCGATGGTCCCGTCGATGGCCATATCGGCTATGCAGCCTCGCTTATCTCGCGCGAATTCGCGGAAACCGATATATCGCGCGGTTTCGTAAATGGCTTCAATCTGAACTGTGTAACCTCAACCCCCTCTGCGGGCGAACTGGCGGCTGGATGGTTCTCTTCGGCGCGCGCGCCCTGGGGATCCGGCCACCATCAATGGTTTGAAAATCATTTCGGCCGCTCCATTGGTGTCTTTGCGATAGGAGATGATCTTCCCAATCCGGAGAATCGCGTGTCGCTCGACCCTGAACGAACAGATTCGGACGGAATGCCCGGGGCAAAAGTGCAGTATGCCCCAGGCGAGAACGACAAGCGCATGATGAATTACATGCTTGACCGGCTGAAGGAGCTTGCGCAAGCATGCGATGCCGTCGAGTACCGCCTACAGGATTATCGTGACGAAGGTGGCGTGTACAGAACACCCGCCTGGCACATGCTGGGCACTTGCCGGATGGGCAAAGACCCGGAAACCTCTGTGGTGAACGGCTGGACACAGAGTTGGGAGGTGCCCAATCTGTTCATTGTCGACGGAAGTGTTCTTGCGACCGGCGGAACCGTAAATCCGACACCGACCATCTCTGCAATGGCGCTGCGAACCGCAACCTATATCCGCGACAACTTTGCCGTTCTATCGACGGCCACCAAGCATACGGCAATGGATTGA
- a CDS encoding sarcosine oxidase subunit alpha family protein — MTSHRLSRGGRIDRAKPLDFTFDGKPMQGFAGDTLASALLANGRQLVGRSFKYHRPRGILTAGAAEPNALVTIGEGGRTEANTRATLVELYSGLTAKSQNRWPSVDFDLGAINSLLSPFLGAGFYYKTFMWPAAFWEKLYEPIIRKAAGLGRATYEPDPDSYEKCWAHCDLLVIGAGPAGLAAALTAGRAGARVVLADEGFEPGGSLLSETAPVSGKSASDLLAQTLAELADMPNVRIFSRTTVFGWYDGNVFGAVESVQKNTATVDPNRPVERIWRIAAKQAILAAGAEERPLVFGGNDIPGVMMAGAMRSYLNRQAIAPGKSTVIFTNDASGYATAADLEAAGLDVAAIVDARPDAARTWSGKAPILPSAVVVDAKGGRSLKGVTVLSNGRTETISTDALGMSGGWSPIIHLACHRGAKPVWSDAKAAFLAPEIQEGLTVAGAAAGIGSIDACLADGAGKAASALQALGFSKASAAFAEKADTATVSKPLWRIHGSKGKAFVDYQNDVHLKDLGLAVSEGYGHVELAKRYTTNGMATDQGKLSNINAIGILAEVRKVSPADVGTTTFRPFYTPLSFGALTGASKGKHFQPVRKSPLHDWAKKNGAVFVETGLWYRSSWFPKAGETTWRESVDREVLNVRKNAGICDVSTLGKIEIFGGDAAEFLNRVYCNAFLKLPIGKARYGLMLREDGMIYDDGTTSRLGETHFFMTTTTAYAAGVMNHLEFCAQALWPDLDVQFASSTDQWAQIAVAGPKSRMILQTLVDEDITDAAFPFLGAKEVSLCGGTLTGRLFRISFSGELAYELAVPAGYGEAIADAIMEAGKPHGICPYGVEALGVMRIEKGHVTHSEINGTVIPSDLGFAKMVSTAKPDFIGKAMLSREGLMAEDRLSLVGVKPLDPATTFKTGSHILSEGTVPTLENDQGYVSSSCYSPNLGSTIGLALVKHGPTRHGEHVTVWNDLKNEYTKAVLCSPVFFDPENGKLHG, encoded by the coding sequence ATGACGTCCCATCGTCTTTCCCGGGGCGGCCGCATCGATCGCGCCAAGCCGCTCGACTTCACCTTCGACGGCAAGCCGATGCAGGGTTTTGCCGGCGACACGCTGGCGTCCGCGCTTCTGGCAAACGGCCGCCAGCTCGTCGGCCGCAGCTTCAAGTACCATCGCCCGCGCGGCATCCTGACGGCGGGTGCCGCCGAACCTAATGCCCTGGTGACGATCGGCGAAGGCGGTCGCACCGAGGCCAACACCCGCGCCACGCTGGTCGAGCTCTACAGCGGCCTGACCGCAAAGAGCCAGAACCGCTGGCCCTCGGTCGATTTCGACCTCGGCGCTATTAACAGCCTGCTCTCGCCTTTCCTCGGCGCCGGCTTCTACTACAAGACCTTCATGTGGCCGGCCGCCTTCTGGGAAAAGCTCTACGAGCCGATCATCCGAAAGGCGGCAGGCCTCGGCCGCGCGACCTATGAGCCTGATCCCGATAGCTACGAGAAATGCTGGGCGCATTGCGATCTTCTGGTCATCGGCGCGGGCCCAGCCGGCCTCGCCGCCGCCCTGACGGCCGGCCGCGCCGGTGCCCGCGTCGTTCTTGCCGATGAAGGTTTTGAACCCGGCGGTTCATTGCTGTCAGAAACGGCACCCGTCAGTGGAAAATCCGCGAGCGACCTGCTGGCCCAGACGCTGGCCGAGCTGGCGGATATGCCGAATGTCCGCATCTTCTCCCGGACGACCGTCTTCGGCTGGTACGACGGCAATGTCTTTGGCGCCGTCGAAAGCGTGCAGAAGAACACGGCCACGGTAGACCCGAACCGGCCGGTCGAGCGCATCTGGCGCATCGCCGCCAAACAGGCGATCCTCGCCGCCGGCGCTGAAGAACGGCCGCTGGTTTTCGGCGGCAATGACATTCCCGGCGTGATGATGGCTGGCGCCATGCGCTCCTATCTCAACCGGCAGGCTATCGCGCCCGGAAAGAGCACGGTCATCTTCACCAACGACGCCTCCGGCTACGCGACCGCCGCCGATCTGGAAGCCGCCGGCCTTGATGTCGCGGCCATCGTCGACGCTCGTCCGGATGCCGCCCGCACCTGGTCCGGCAAGGCACCCATCCTGCCCAGCGCCGTGGTTGTCGATGCCAAGGGCGGCCGGAGCCTCAAGGGCGTGACCGTCCTCAGCAACGGCCGCACGGAAACCATTTCGACGGACGCACTCGGCATGTCCGGCGGCTGGAGCCCGATCATCCATCTCGCCTGCCATCGCGGCGCAAAACCGGTCTGGTCCGATGCCAAGGCCGCGTTCCTTGCGCCGGAAATCCAGGAGGGGCTGACCGTCGCGGGTGCCGCCGCAGGCATTGGCAGCATCGACGCCTGCCTTGCAGATGGCGCCGGAAAAGCCGCATCCGCCCTGCAGGCGCTCGGTTTCTCGAAGGCCAGCGCCGCATTCGCCGAAAAGGCCGACACGGCGACCGTCTCCAAGCCGCTCTGGCGCATCCACGGATCGAAAGGCAAGGCCTTCGTCGACTACCAGAACGATGTGCACCTCAAGGATCTCGGCCTCGCCGTCAGCGAAGGTTATGGCCATGTCGAGCTAGCCAAGCGCTACACCACCAATGGCATGGCAACCGACCAGGGCAAGCTGTCGAACATCAACGCCATCGGCATTCTCGCCGAAGTGCGAAAAGTCTCGCCGGCGGATGTCGGTACCACGACGTTCCGCCCGTTCTATACGCCACTCTCCTTCGGTGCGCTGACCGGCGCCTCCAAGGGCAAGCACTTCCAACCGGTGCGCAAGTCGCCGCTGCATGATTGGGCCAAGAAGAATGGTGCGGTCTTCGTCGAAACGGGCCTCTGGTACCGCTCGTCCTGGTTCCCGAAGGCGGGCGAAACGACCTGGCGCGAAAGCGTCGATCGCGAAGTGCTCAATGTCCGCAAGAACGCCGGCATCTGTGATGTCTCCACGCTCGGCAAGATCGAGATCTTTGGCGGGGACGCCGCCGAATTCCTCAACCGGGTCTACTGCAACGCCTTCCTGAAACTACCGATCGGCAAGGCGCGGTACGGCCTGATGCTGCGCGAAGACGGGATGATCTACGACGACGGCACGACGAGCCGCCTTGGCGAAACCCATTTCTTCATGACGACGACCACGGCTTACGCGGCAGGCGTCATGAACCATCTGGAATTCTGCGCCCAGGCGCTGTGGCCCGATCTCGACGTGCAGTTCGCCTCCTCGACCGATCAATGGGCGCAGATCGCCGTTGCCGGGCCAAAATCGCGCATGATCCTGCAGACGCTGGTGGACGAAGACATTACCGACGCGGCCTTCCCGTTCCTCGGTGCCAAGGAAGTGTCGCTCTGCGGCGGCACGCTGACGGGCCGTCTGTTCCGCATCTCGTTTTCCGGCGAACTGGCCTACGAACTCGCAGTCCCGGCCGGCTACGGCGAAGCGATCGCCGATGCGATCATGGAGGCCGGCAAGCCGCATGGCATCTGCCCTTACGGTGTCGAGGCGCTGGGCGTCATGCGCATCGAGAAAGGCCATGTCACCCATTCCGAGATCAACGGCACGGTCATCCCGTCCGACCTCGGCTTTGCCAAGATGGTCTCCACGGCCAAGCCCGACTTCATCGGCAAGGCGATGTTGTCGCGCGAGGGCCTGATGGCGGAGGACCGGCTTTCGCTGGTCGGCGTCAAGCCGCTTGATCCGGCGACGACCTTCAAGACCGGCTCGCATATCCTCTCGGAGGGCACTGTTCCGACGCTCGAAAACGACCAGGGCTATGTCTCCTCCAGTTGCTATTCGCCCAACCTTGGCTCGACCATCGGCCTCGCCCTCGTCAAGCATGGGCCGACGCGGCACGGCGAGCATGTCACTGTCTGGAACGACCTGAAAAACGAATACACCAAGGCCGTGCTGTGCAGCCCGGTCTTCTTCGACCCGGAAAACGGAAAGCTCCATGGCTGA